The following is a genomic window from Sutcliffiella horikoshii.
AAGCCTATTGCGACTACCAAAAAGTGAATAACTGATAGTAGTATCGGGTGAGTAGAGATTTCCTCTATTTACCCTTTTTTTGTTAAGTTTTTATGACTTTTCTAACAAATCCTTAATTTTGCATGAAAATACAAGAATAATAATATAAAATAGTTGATAGTGAGATTTTTCGAGTTTTTATGACAGAACACTACACTGACAATAGATATAGTAGAAAGGTATGTCTTCTTTTATGATAAAAAAATTACAACTTTGTGTAATCATCCCACTACTAATTATGGTTTTTGGGAATTCAATAGCAGTACAAGCAGAAGCGCCAGGGGATTTATTTAGTGAGTCCGTTATTTTAATAGATGCAAAATCAGGTAATACTCTTTATGAAAAAGATAGTACGCGTGTGATGTATCCTGCTAGCATCACTAAAATTGTGACAGCGATCATTGCGATTGAAGAGGGCGACCTGCAAGATATCGTAACAGTTAGTAAAAATGCAAGAGATCAAGACGGTTCAAGAGTGTATTTACTTGAAGGGGAAAAAGTAACACTTAAGAAGTTGGTCCAAGGCTTGATGATTAACTCCGGTAATGATGCAGGTACTGCCATTGCAGAACATTTCGACGGCAGTGAAAAAGCATTTGCCAAGAGAATGAATGCGTTTGTGGAAGAAAAGGTTGGGGTGAAGAATACTAATTTCACCAACCCGCATGGACTATATCATCCTGACCATGTCACAACTGCACAGGACATGGCGAAAATTGCCCAGTATGCAATGAAAAATGAAACATTTAGGGAGATTGTCGGAACAAAGGAAATGGAGTGGATAGGTGAAGGGTGGGAGACCACATTGTTTAACCATCACCGCTTGTTATGGGACTATGAAGGGACAACTGGAGTGAAAAACGGGTATGTTCCGGAATCAGGTCACACGCTTGTCACTTCTGCGAAAAGGGATAGAATGGACCTTATTGTAGTAACCATGAAGGCAGCTTCTAAGTATTACATCTATAAAGACACGATGTCCCTTTTAGATTATGGATTTGCGAATTTCATTACAGATGAAATACCAAAAGGTGAAATGGTCACAGATGCAACAGGTAGAGAGTACATGCTTGCGAAAAACGTGCATGTGGCAAAGCAGGAAAAGGAAATTGTTAACCTGCGTGTAAACAAGGACAAGGATTTGGTTGTGAAAATTGGGAATCGGGAACATGTCGAAGAAAACGTGTTGGTAGAGCAAGAGCGGAATGAATTGACACCTGCTCCTACTGCATCTTCATCAGACTCGGCAAATCCATCAGGAGTAAACGGAGATAGTGGAACGAAGAGCAGTTTGGTGCCTACCATTTTTATTTTCATCTCACTATTAATCTTCTTTTTTGTGATGAATGTGCTGCAGAGAAGAAGAAGGAGAAAGAAAATGCAACAACGGTACTCAGACTCTCTCGTTTATTCTAGAAGAAGCAGCTATTATAGGTAGAAATAACAGCGGAGCATCCTATGAGAATATCAGGATGTTCCGCTGTTTTGTATTTAAATAGTGGGGTAGGTTATGAATAAGGGTTTGGCGAGTTGTCCAAAGATTGTATATAATGGAGATATGTAGATAATAGGAGGTAGGAATATGCCGAGAAAAGAGAGTTCACTAAATGAACAGCTGGTTGATTTATTGCAAGGGGAGAAAATCGTATCCCTGATCACAACAGACAAAGACTCGAAAAAACCGAATTTAAGCATCGTTTCATGGTTGGTTGCACATGAAGATGGTAAAACCATTAAGTTTGCTTTAGGTCATAAAGCTGAGAGTGCGTTTAATATTCAAGAAAACCCTGATTTGATTTTAGGAGTTGTGGGAGCCGGAAGCTGTTATTCCATAAATGGTAAAGGTTCCGTATCCGAAGTCATTGATAAAACAATGAAGTACCGTGTAGTAACCGTTGAGGTTGAGTCTGTGGAAGATGTTATTTTCTATGGCGGGAAAATAACGCAGGAACCTGATTATGTGAAGACATATGACGAAGAACTTGCCAAAAAATTAGATGAAGAAGTTTATGCGCTATTGAAAGGCTGATTTAATGCTGAACGGGGCTGTCCAAATAATAAGGGCAGCCTTTTTTATTTGTCTTGAATAATCGCTTCATTTTAATAGAAACATGGAAAAGTCATACATTTCCATATATAATAATAGAATACTAAATTTTTCTAAATGAAAGGGGTTTCTATGAAAAGTTGGTTTAAATCGAACAAGCGAAAACTCCTTCCCTTTGTGGCTGTTTTTCTTTTGGCAGAAGCACTTATTACTTATTATTTGTACACGTCACCATTTCAGGGAACAAGTTTGACAAGTGGACAAGGGGATCATGCTTCTTCTAGTACATTATCAACAACTAGAAATATTCCAGTTGAAAAAGATAATCCGTTCGATCATAAAAACAAATTGAATGAAGTTCATGTTGTTAATTACATTCATTGGATGTCCCATCAAAAAGTTAAAGCAGAAAACAAGTGGACACACTATGAGATGACGCCGGAAAGAATTGATTGGCTACTGGAGAAAGTGCAAGAAGCCGATTATAAACATGAGGAAGTGTATGTGGAAATTCTGACAAAGTGGCAGAAAGGTGACTTTGCAACGGCGCACCTTGATCATAATAGAGTGTGGTCTTTACTTAATGGGACTGTTGGAAAAGCAACGGGCGTAATGACGGAAGAAGAAGAAAAAGAGTACTTGGAAAATCCAAATATCAAGTTTAAATAATGGATACAACATCACCTTGTGGTAAAATGATTGGTAATTCACACAGTACAAAGGTGGTATATGTCAGATGAATGAAATCAGAAGTTTTGCAAGAACAGAAGAGCAAAAACATTTAGTCACTAAAGCATCTTCTTTGGCTTCGGATTTTTATACCCGCGCTGCTCATTATGATCAAAATGCTGCATTTCCTTTTGAGAATTTCGAGGCTCTTAAGAATGCAGGTGTTATGGATCTTACCATCCCAAAGGAATATGGTGGAAAAGGAGCAGGGCTTTATGATTTTGTTTTACTGCAGGAAACCATTGCTCAAGGTGATGGCCCTACTGCGCTGAGTCTTGGTTGGCATTTAGGTATTATGATGAATGAAGGAATTAATAGATCATGGTCTGAGGATATATACGAAAAGGTTTGCCGGGAGATTGTTCAACACAACAAATTGATTAACAGTGCACATAGCGAAAGAAAGACAGGCAGCCCTGCAAGAGGGGGGAAACCTGAAACCGTTGCAAAGAAGCTTACCGGAGGCGGTTGGCAAATTAACGGGAGAAAAAATTTCACTTCCCTTGCCCCAGTCTTGGATTACTTCATCATATCAGCGAGCATTGAAGGGACGGAAGATGTAGGAGAGTTTTTGCTTCCGCGCGAACTGAAGGGAATCTCTATAGAAGAAACGTGGAACACTATGAGCATGAGAGCCACCAGAAGTGACGATTTGGTGCTAACGGATGTAATAGCAAATAAAGAAGCACTTCTATACATAAAAAAGAAAAAAGCACCGAAACCACAAGGGTGGCTACTACATATACCCGCTTGTTACTTAGGCATAGCCATTGCAGCAAGAAATGAAGCCGTCTCATTTGCTGATTCTTATCATCCAAACAGCCTGCCTCATCCTATTAGAGAAGTACCTAAAGTAAGAGAACGGGTAGCAAAGATGGATGTGGAATTGACTGCAGCCCGGCATTTATTGTACAGCGTGGCGAGACTATGGGATGAAGAGCCTGATAAGCGCAATGAACTTGTTGGTGAGCTTGC
Proteins encoded in this region:
- a CDS encoding D-alanyl-D-alanine carboxypeptidase family protein translates to MIKKLQLCVIIPLLIMVFGNSIAVQAEAPGDLFSESVILIDAKSGNTLYEKDSTRVMYPASITKIVTAIIAIEEGDLQDIVTVSKNARDQDGSRVYLLEGEKVTLKKLVQGLMINSGNDAGTAIAEHFDGSEKAFAKRMNAFVEEKVGVKNTNFTNPHGLYHPDHVTTAQDMAKIAQYAMKNETFREIVGTKEMEWIGEGWETTLFNHHRLLWDYEGTTGVKNGYVPESGHTLVTSAKRDRMDLIVVTMKAASKYYIYKDTMSLLDYGFANFITDEIPKGEMVTDATGREYMLAKNVHVAKQEKEIVNLRVNKDKDLVVKIGNREHVEENVLVEQERNELTPAPTASSSDSANPSGVNGDSGTKSSLVPTIFIFISLLIFFFVMNVLQRRRRRKKMQQRYSDSLVYSRRSSYYR
- a CDS encoding pyridoxamine 5'-phosphate oxidase family protein; protein product: MPRKESSLNEQLVDLLQGEKIVSLITTDKDSKKPNLSIVSWLVAHEDGKTIKFALGHKAESAFNIQENPDLILGVVGAGSCYSINGKGSVSEVIDKTMKYRVVTVEVESVEDVIFYGGKITQEPDYVKTYDEELAKKLDEEVYALLKG
- a CDS encoding DUF6241 domain-containing protein — encoded protein: MKSWFKSNKRKLLPFVAVFLLAEALITYYLYTSPFQGTSLTSGQGDHASSSTLSTTRNIPVEKDNPFDHKNKLNEVHVVNYIHWMSHQKVKAENKWTHYEMTPERIDWLLEKVQEADYKHEEVYVEILTKWQKGDFATAHLDHNRVWSLLNGTVGKATGVMTEEEEKEYLENPNIKFK
- a CDS encoding acyl-CoA dehydrogenase family protein; translation: MNEIRSFARTEEQKHLVTKASSLASDFYTRAAHYDQNAAFPFENFEALKNAGVMDLTIPKEYGGKGAGLYDFVLLQETIAQGDGPTALSLGWHLGIMMNEGINRSWSEDIYEKVCREIVQHNKLINSAHSERKTGSPARGGKPETVAKKLTGGGWQINGRKNFTSLAPVLDYFIISASIEGTEDVGEFLLPRELKGISIEETWNTMSMRATRSDDLVLTDVIANKEALLYIKKKKAPKPQGWLLHIPACYLGIAIAARNEAVSFADSYHPNSLPHPIREVPKVRERVAKMDVELTAARHLLYSVARLWDEEPDKRNELVGELATAKLVATNSAISIVDEAMRIVGAQSLHAEHPLQRHYRDVRAGLHNPPADEITLELLAKQAFLKES